A DNA window from Enoplosus armatus isolate fEnoArm2 chromosome 9, fEnoArm2.hap1, whole genome shotgun sequence contains the following coding sequences:
- the tapbpl gene encoding tapasin-related protein: protein MMMIEVIFFGYFLTCVCANGVADIVLSCPLVEEGVALGGMGGGALFTRAPATLVLRDVAVAPDESLETLTAFVAPSIPDPDAILLEATVTSPEIPNADVLLHADCNEQEVVCEMSRYSPHGSEESSDTAYFMVSLNVEGVEFSTALILQTLTVEKDQSTLIQTKLGLPLSQSGTLLTEVMFVVFSHVKSVSAPVRSDVTLNCGFKLQEILLVQEVSIEWRLQHRGKGQKVFEMKTRLDDAEGSTVVHAERRGSSVDATQLVGEGNASLTLTQLKVLDEGTYICTVSVGLFHAQQVIQLHVIQPPDVSLSEEKLVLKTKSPQTLSCHCSKYYPLDAQMEWSFLSPTDTEPTVFPDQGSLSSHRQHGDGTYSLSSHLTLPSSVSPGTKITCRVSHPALGDPLFVSLVVESPEPDSYWWVLGFLIITVIFFYQLMR from the exons ATGATGATGATTGAAGTAATCTTTTTTGGATACTTCCTTACGTGCGTTTGTG CTAATGGGGTTGCAGATATCGTACTTTCCTGCCccctggtggaggagggagtcGCACTGGGTGGAATGGGAGGTGGCGCTCTTTTCACACGAGCTCCAGCCACTCTTGTCTTAAGAGATGTTGCAGTGGCTCCTGACGAATCACTCGAAACACTCACTGCGTTTGTCGCGCCTTCAATCCCTGATCCAGATGCCATCCTGTTAGAAGCCACAG TGACATCACCTGAGATCCCCAACGCAGATGTGCTGCTTCATGCGGACTGCAATGAGCAGGAGGTGGTGTGCGAAATGAGCCGTTACTCCCCTCATGGATCTGAGGAAAGTTCAGATACAGCTTATTTCATGGTGTCCCTTAATGTGGAGGGAGTTGAGTTCAGCACTGCATTGATACTGCAGACTTTGACAGTGGAGAAGGACCAGTCAACCCTCATACAAACCAAACTGGGTCTGCCTCTTAGCCAGTCGGGAACTCTTCTGACTGAGG TGATGTTCGTGGTGTTTTCTCATGTAAAGTCTGTATCTGCCCCTGTGAGAAGTGATGTTACCCTCAACTGTGGCTTCAAGCTGCAGGAGATACTGTTAGTGCAGGAAGTGAGCATTGAATGGCGACTGCAGCACAGGGGGAAAGGGCAGAAAGTGTTTGAAATGAAGACCAGGCTGGATGATGCAGAAGGGAGCACAGTGG TGCATGCAGAAAGGAGGGGCTCCAGCGTGGATGCCACCCAGCTTGTTGGTGAGGGTAACGCCTCTTTGACTCTGACCCAACTGAAGGTTTTGGATGAGGGGACCTACATCTGTACTGTCAGTGTAGGCCTTTTCCACGCCCAGCAGGTCATTCAACTCCACGTTATTC AACCACCCGATGTTTCACTCTCAGAGGAGAAGTTGGTTTTGAAGACAAAGTCACCTCAGACACTGAGCTGCCACTGCAGTAAATACTATCCACTGGATGCTCAG ATGGAGTGGTCATTCCTCTCTCCTACCGACACAGAGCCTACGGTGTTTCCAGATCAGGGCTCTCTTTCCAGCCATCGACAGCATGGTGATGGGACTTATTCCCTGTCATCTCACCTCACTTTGCCCTCCAGCGTCTCCCCTGGAACTAAAATCACCTGCAGGGTGTCCCACCCGGCCCTAGGCGACCCTCTCTTTGTCAGTCTGGTGGTAGAAAGTCCAGAACCAG ATTCCTATTGGTGGGTTCTGGGTTTCCTGATCATCACTGTGATTTTCTTCTACCAGCTCATGAGATAA
- the vamp1b gene encoding synaptobrevin, whose product MELRMSAPDAAAPGAPGAPGADGAPAGPPAGPPNTSSNRRLQQTQAQVEEVVDIMRVNVDKVLERDQKLSELDDRADALQAGASQFESCAAKLKNKYWWKNCKMMIMMGIIGVIVVGIIFCK is encoded by the exons ATGGAGCTCAGGAT GTCTGCCCCAGATGCTGCTGCCCCTGGTGCTCCAGGAGCCCCCGGAGCAGATGGAGCCCCAGCCGGGCCACCTGCAGGCCCACCCAATACCTCCAGCAACCGCAGGCTACAGCAGACACAGGCCCAAGTCGAGGAG GTGGTGGATATCATGCGGGTGAATGTGGACAAGGTTTTGGAAAGGGACCAGAAGCTTTCAGAGTTGGATGACAGAGCGGACGCTCTCCAAGCCGGAGCCTCCCAGTTTGAAAGTTGCGCAGCCAAGCTAAAGAACAAATACTGGTGGAAGAACTGCAAG atgatgatcatgatgGGTATCATTGGAGTCATTGTGGTGGGAATAATATTCTGTAAGTAG
- the mrpl51 gene encoding large ribosomal subunit protein mL51, giving the protein MSVLGGLLKAGVSFCQSAGTLLHTVRAISTGTCCQIRMHAIPQLKKVDRWTEKRSMFGVYDNIGILGDFKAHPKDLIVAPCWLKAFKGNELQRLIRKKKMVGDRMMTLDRHNLEKRIRFLYRRFNRTGKHR; this is encoded by the exons ATGTCTGTACTGGGAGGGTTACTGAAAGCTGGAGTGTCCTTCTGTCAGTCTGCTGGGACTCTGCTCCACACAGTCAGGGCCATTTCTACCG GGACATGCTGCCAGATCAGGATGCATGCCATCCCTCAGCTGAAGAAGGTGGACAGGTGGACTGAGAAGAGGAGCATGTTTGGTGTTTATGACAACATAGGCATCTTAG GGGACTTTAAAGCTCATCCCAAAGACCTCATTGTTGCTCCCTGCTGGCTGAAGGCCTTCAAAGGCAATGAACTGCAGCGTCTAATTAGAAAGAAGAAGATGGTGGGAGACAGAATGATGACTCTGGACAGACACAACTTGGAGAAGAGAATCCGCTTTCTCTACAGACGCTTCAACCGCACTGGCAAACACCGCTAA
- the LOC139289978 gene encoding lymphocyte activation gene 3 protein-like → MLLEYFIFGVITFLMTGAQCEVTEVLAEAGFQAVLPCKCSPLTTFAPTIIWSKADKGTVWRKQKSGLQYWGSSWSQKGIQRAQCPHSKFERGDYSLQINNVREEDGGMYYCRVEHGDQVAENKVMLRIIKVSVSSSVAIWGSDVSIGCDVTPWPHGAVVQWKLNNSPFVPQTRITPNRVKSVVTEKATARVMGKWTCVVGYKGKEGRASSTLTVQGIIQPSKDNTKVYAAVGSAVTLPCVFSPGLTPSGPVWEKLKPEFLFKPAPGRLPASFSASPPSSQLPWEKSASLKEVAFEDEGRYRCSGTIEGQRVTRNMQLVVAKIGSSIPSDKKGSVTLTCQLTDSSQVTDYEWVHVVYDLNGTQSVGSIQKGKTLSISKVSEENRGEWACRFYGKEGILGNVTYNIQLMSGLSGQKSSGLSHNTAAVVGLSFLLLVLLLILAQMYKNHQRRKRLFQYPALETIIHTTSNEREERERNRVKK, encoded by the exons atGCTGTTGGAGTATTTCATCTTCGGGGTGATTACCTTTCTTATGACAG GGGCTCAATGTGAGGTAACTGAGGTGCTTGCTGAAGCAGGCTTTCAGGCTGTACTACCCTGCAAATGTAGCCCTTTGACCACCTTTGCCCCCACCATCATCTGGAGTAAAGCAGACAAAGG CACTGTTTGGAGAAAGCAAAAGAGCGGTCTGCAGTACTGGGGCTCTAGCTGGTCACAGAAGGGGATCCAACGCGCACAATGCCCCCACTCGAAGTTTGAAAGAGGCGACTACAGCCTGCAAATCAACAACgtgagggaggaggatggaggaatGTACTATTGCAGGGTGGAACATGGAGACCAGGTTGCTGAAAACAAGGTCATGCTCAGAATCATTAAAG TGTCTGTCTCTTCATCGGTTGCCATATGGGGCAGCGACGTTTCAATCGGCTGTGACGTGACTCCTTGGCCTCACGGAGCCGTTGTGCAGTGGAAGTTGAACAACAGTCCATTTGTGCCTCAGACTAGAATCACCCCAAACAGAGTAAAAAGTGTTGTGACGGAGAAGGCAACTGCGAGAGTGATGGGAAAATGGACCTGTGTCGTGGGCTACAAGGGCAAAGAGGGGCGAGCTTCATCCACTCTGACTGTGCAGG GAATCATCCAACCGTCCAAAGATAACACTAAAGTGTATGCTGCTGTGGGATCCGCAGTCACCCTCCCTTGTGTGTTCTCCCCTGGTTTAACCCCCTCTGGGCCAGTCTGGGAGAAACTGAAACCTGAGTTTCTTTTTAAACCTGCTCCCGGTCGCCTTCCTGCCTCTTTCTCTGCATCCCCGCCATCCTCTCAGCTCCCCTGGGAGAAGTCTGCCAGTTTGAAAGAGGTTGCGTTTGAGGATGAGGGCAGGTACAGATGCTCCGGGACCATAGAAGGACAACGGGTGACTCGAAATATGCAGCTTGTTGTTGCCAAAA ttgGCAGCAGCATCCCGTCAGACAAAAAAGGCTCTGTGACACTGACCTGCCAACTGACTGACTCGAGCCAGGTCACCGACTACGAGTGGGTTCATGTGGTCTATGACCTCAACGGCACCCAGTCAGTTGGGTCCATCCAGAAGGGGAAGACTCTCAGTATAAGCAAGGTGTCCGAAGAGAATAGGGGCGAATGGGCATGTCGTTTCTACGGGAAAGagggcattttgggaaatgtaacATACAACATTCAACTGATGA GTGGTCTGAGTGGACAAAAATCATCAGGTCTCTCACATAACACAGCTGCCGTGGTCGGTCTCAGTTTTCTGCTCCTTGTTCTGCTGCTGATTTTGGCTCAGATGTACAAGAACCACCAAAGG